A DNA window from Niabella yanshanensis contains the following coding sequences:
- a CDS encoding sugar-binding domain-containing protein — MPAQIDLAGHWSFRVDALDVGVKEQWFSKKLTDKVVLPGSMATNNKGDDIGVHTPWTGSIFDSSWFSKPEYAKYRRSGNIKVPFWLQPNKYYTGPAWYQKTITIPPAWAGKNIELFIERSHWETTVWADGQAMGTQNSLSTAQIFDLSRLKPGTHTITIRVNNKINDINVGPNSHSITDHTQTNWNGMIGKLFLTVKPKIHISRVDVYPDLKGKKIVTKVWVINSSNTSVPASVKLLASSENKLAEQLQPQTKKLVIGPDSSFFEWSYPMGNAPLLWDEFTPNLYSLKIELNSDSGRHEKRIQFGMKEFGVDGTRFSINGRKTFLRGTLESAIFPLTGYPATDTASWMRIFRIVKSYGLNHVRFHSWCPPEAAFDAADRSGIYLQVECASWANWGTWLGDGLPIDQYLYEESNRIVKAYGNHPSFCILVQGNEPGGKHHVSYLRSFVNYWKAKDPRRVYASGAGWPVIPENDFNNIPQPRIQQWEEGLKSIINKERPGTSFDWGSIISKYTIPTISHEIGQWCVYPDFKEMKKYTGVLQPKNFEIFRDRLKEQGLLHLADSFLLASGKLQVLCYKAEIEAALRTPGFGGFQLLDLHDFPGQGTALVGVLNPFWEDKGYISGTEFSRFCNTVVPLARFPKMVYLNNETLKVPVEISNFGAVPLRNVPAKWEITNGAGQLLFSGRFPTVTIPIGNAINLGMIQQSLQSIAKPSQLKLTVSTGTYQNSWDWFVYPAQLPQPESDILVTQQLDEEAVKKLDSGGKVLLTLKKGHIKANNGGDIAVGFSSIFWNTSWTNGQAPHTLGVLVNPDHAALKYFPTDYHSNYQWWDAMSHSNVVILDSLEKGLQPIIRVIDDWVTARSLGLVFECKAGNGRLIVSSIDLLSGEEDRPEARQLRYSLLKYMQSDVFQPDTEIPVSKIKNL, encoded by the coding sequence GTGCCAGCACAAATTGATCTCGCTGGCCATTGGTCGTTCCGCGTAGATGCTCTTGATGTGGGTGTGAAGGAGCAATGGTTTAGTAAAAAATTGACTGATAAAGTAGTACTTCCCGGCTCTATGGCTACCAACAATAAGGGAGATGATATAGGGGTGCATACTCCCTGGACGGGCAGTATATTTGATTCGTCCTGGTTCTCAAAGCCTGAATATGCAAAGTATCGCCGGAGCGGGAATATAAAGGTGCCGTTTTGGTTACAACCCAACAAATATTATACAGGCCCTGCCTGGTATCAAAAAACTATTACAATTCCCCCGGCGTGGGCAGGAAAAAATATCGAGTTATTTATTGAGCGGAGCCACTGGGAAACAACAGTATGGGCTGACGGACAGGCCATGGGTACACAAAATAGTTTGTCGACTGCACAGATTTTTGATTTAAGCAGGTTGAAGCCGGGCACGCATACCATCACCATTCGGGTTAATAATAAGATTAACGACATTAACGTCGGTCCCAATTCGCACAGTATTACTGATCATACGCAAACCAATTGGAACGGGATGATCGGCAAGTTATTCCTCACCGTAAAGCCAAAGATTCATATCAGCAGGGTGGATGTATACCCCGATCTTAAGGGTAAAAAAATTGTAACAAAGGTTTGGGTGATCAATAGCTCGAACACTTCTGTTCCGGCATCAGTAAAACTTCTTGCTTCCAGCGAAAATAAGCTGGCAGAGCAACTACAACCTCAAACAAAAAAACTGGTGATTGGCCCGGATAGTTCTTTTTTTGAATGGAGTTATCCAATGGGAAACGCACCGCTGCTCTGGGACGAGTTTACACCTAATCTTTATTCGTTGAAGATTGAGCTCAACAGTGATAGCGGACGGCACGAAAAGAGAATCCAGTTTGGTATGAAGGAGTTCGGGGTTGACGGTACCCGGTTTAGTATCAATGGCCGGAAAACATTTCTACGGGGAACTCTGGAAAGTGCCATTTTCCCGCTTACCGGGTATCCTGCAACAGATACGGCATCCTGGATGCGGATATTCCGTATAGTAAAGTCTTACGGACTGAATCATGTGCGCTTTCATTCCTGGTGCCCGCCGGAGGCTGCATTTGATGCAGCGGATCGCAGCGGTATTTACCTGCAGGTGGAGTGTGCCTCCTGGGCTAACTGGGGTACATGGCTGGGCGATGGACTGCCCATCGATCAGTACCTATACGAAGAAAGTAACCGCATCGTAAAAGCCTACGGTAATCATCCTTCATTCTGCATCCTGGTGCAGGGTAATGAGCCGGGCGGAAAGCATCATGTTTCCTATCTCAGGAGCTTTGTTAATTACTGGAAAGCGAAAGATCCCAGGAGGGTATATGCTTCGGGTGCAGGATGGCCGGTTATTCCAGAGAATGATTTTAATAATATACCGCAACCACGCATTCAACAATGGGAGGAAGGGTTGAAAAGCATTATCAACAAAGAGCGGCCGGGGACCAGCTTTGACTGGGGGAGTATCATTTCAAAATACACCATACCCACGATCAGTCATGAAATAGGCCAATGGTGCGTATACCCCGATTTCAAAGAAATGAAGAAATATACCGGCGTGCTTCAACCCAAAAATTTCGAAATATTCCGGGACCGGTTGAAGGAACAGGGGCTCCTGCATCTGGCCGATAGTTTCCTGCTGGCATCAGGTAAATTGCAGGTGTTGTGCTATAAGGCAGAAATTGAGGCTGCACTTAGAACACCTGGTTTCGGTGGTTTCCAATTGCTGGACCTGCACGATTTTCCGGGACAGGGTACCGCCCTGGTAGGAGTGCTTAATCCTTTTTGGGAAGATAAAGGGTATATAAGCGGAACAGAGTTTAGCCGTTTTTGTAATACCGTGGTACCATTGGCGCGCTTTCCCAAAATGGTTTATCTGAACAACGAAACGCTGAAGGTGCCTGTTGAAATCTCCAATTTCGGAGCGGTCCCGCTCAGGAATGTACCCGCTAAGTGGGAGATAACCAACGGCGCAGGTCAACTATTATTCAGCGGTAGGTTCCCCACTGTAACGATACCAATCGGCAATGCAATAAATCTGGGAATGATACAGCAGTCACTCCAATCAATAGCAAAGCCTTCCCAACTTAAATTAACTGTTTCGACGGGTACTTATCAGAATTCGTGGGACTGGTTTGTTTATCCCGCTCAACTGCCCCAGCCCGAATCTGATATTCTTGTCACGCAGCAACTGGATGAGGAAGCCGTTAAAAAACTGGATAGCGGTGGCAAGGTCTTGCTGACCCTAAAAAAGGGACATATTAAGGCCAATAACGGTGGTGATATCGCTGTAGGCTTTTCCAGTATTTTCTGGAATACATCCTGGACGAACGGGCAGGCCCCGCACACATTGGGGGTGCTGGTAAATCCGGATCATGCTGCTTTAAAATATTTCCCTACCGATTATCATAGCAACTACCAATGGTGGGATGCGATGAGTCATTCTAATGTAGTGATTCTCGATTCTCTGGAGAAAGGCCTCCAACCTATTATTCGTGTAATTGACGATTGGGTTACGGCAAGGTCCTTAGGATTGGTATTTGAATGCAAAGCAGGCAATGGCAGGTTAATCGTATCATCCATAGATTTATTATCTGGAGAAGAAGATCGCCCGGAAGCCAGACAGTTAAGGTATA
- a CDS encoding alpha/beta fold hydrolase, which produces MFQTFRSFINRRSQLLIAPFLFGALMLPLAALAQLINLPNGWSDGYAYANGARIHYYHARPAQGKQVMVMVHGVTDNGLCWTTLAEQFQDDYDIYMLDARGHGLSDPMTSSDDGQTLIKDVVSFVQFMKWEKPILVGHSMGAATVMRVGAEFPDIAKAIILLDPGLGGFPGGRPRGAGRDSAVRNRPPVQPPTNRPPAPDRLSVSMFAAPEVLVAQNNYRFEDLVATGKRQFPKWHSRDIEYWALSKKQYHGPYTPEAGQAMTGTMSTRDALAKIQVPTVILKADASPEVRKANEEAARIIKLGKLIHIDGGGHNLHHDELVKTTGVMKDFLSTL; this is translated from the coding sequence ATGTTTCAAACTTTCCGATCTTTTATCAACCGCAGGAGTCAATTATTGATCGCACCCTTTTTGTTCGGAGCGCTGATGCTCCCATTGGCTGCCTTGGCCCAACTGATTAATCTCCCAAATGGATGGAGTGACGGGTATGCCTATGCCAATGGTGCCAGGATACATTATTACCATGCCAGGCCCGCCCAGGGAAAGCAAGTGATGGTAATGGTGCATGGAGTAACCGATAACGGGCTTTGCTGGACAACACTTGCTGAGCAATTTCAGGATGATTACGATATTTATATGCTGGATGCGAGGGGGCACGGGCTCTCTGACCCCATGACATCGTCCGATGATGGGCAAACACTGATCAAAGACGTCGTTTCGTTTGTGCAGTTTATGAAATGGGAGAAACCTATCCTGGTGGGACATTCAATGGGCGCTGCTACAGTCATGAGGGTAGGCGCCGAATTTCCGGATATTGCCAAAGCCATTATCCTGCTGGATCCGGGATTGGGAGGATTCCCCGGGGGACGTCCGCGTGGAGCCGGAAGAGACTCCGCTGTACGAAACCGCCCGCCGGTTCAGCCTCCGACAAACAGGCCTCCTGCACCAGACAGGCTTTCGGTGAGCATGTTTGCAGCTCCCGAAGTTTTGGTTGCACAAAATAATTACCGCTTTGAAGACCTCGTAGCAACCGGCAAGCGACAGTTCCCTAAATGGCACTCCAGGGATATAGAATACTGGGCGCTTTCAAAAAAGCAGTACCATGGTCCTTATACGCCCGAAGCCGGGCAGGCCATGACGGGTACTATGAGTACCAGAGACGCGCTGGCAAAAATACAGGTGCCTACTGTTATCCTGAAAGCTGATGCTTCACCGGAAGTAAGAAAAGCCAATGAAGAAGCGGCCAGAATAATAAAGCTGGGTAAGTTAATACACATAGACGGTGGAGGTCATAACCTTCATCACGACGAGCTTGTGAAGACAACGGGCGTCATGAAGGACTTCCTCTCTACACTTTAA